One genomic segment of Streptomyces sp. TLI_146 includes these proteins:
- a CDS encoding FdhF/YdeP family oxidoreductase has translation MATKPPAGDPVQDAPQVAPPKHAAAGLPAIGYTALVAQQQMGVARATRTLLKVNQKDGFDCPGCAWPEGDKRHVAEFCENGAKAVAEEATLRRVTPDFFAAHPLSDLAERSGYWLGQQGRITQPMYLPEGADRYEAVTWERAFEIIADELKALDSPDKALFYTSGRTSNEAAFLLQLFAREFGTNNLPDCSNMCHESSGSALTETIGIGKGSVSLEDLHQADLIIVAGQNPGTNHPRMLSALEEAKRAGAKIISVNPLPEAGMERFKNPQTAKGLALGGQALNDLFLQIRIGGDQALFRLLNKLIVETEGAVDELFVREHTHGYEEFAEAARAADWDETLAATGLTRAEIEQALSMALASRRTIVCWAMGLTQHKHAVATIREVVNFLLLRGNIGRTGAGVCPVRGHSNVQGDRTMGIFERPAPAFLDALEKEFGFAPPRHHGYDVVRSIEALRDGKAKVFFAMGGNFVGATPDTEVTEAAMRRASLTVHVSTKLNRSHAVTGRRALILPTLGRTDKDVQKSGKQFVTVEDSMGLVHSSRGNLKPASPHLLSEPAIVARLARATLGAGSTVEWEEFEKDYAKIRDRIARVVPGFEDFNARVAKPGGFRLPHAPRDERRFPTATGKANFTAAPVEYPTVPEGRLLLQTLRSHDQYNTTIYGLDDRYRGIKGGRRLVLVNAEDARELGFADGSYVDLVSEWKDGVERRAPGFRVVHYPTTRGCAAAYYPETNVLVPLDSTADTSNTPASKSVIVRLEQSATV, from the coding sequence ATGGCCACCAAGCCGCCCGCAGGGGACCCGGTTCAGGACGCGCCGCAGGTCGCGCCGCCCAAGCACGCCGCCGCCGGGCTTCCCGCCATCGGGTACACGGCGCTGGTGGCCCAGCAGCAGATGGGCGTGGCCCGGGCGACGCGGACGCTACTGAAGGTCAACCAGAAGGACGGGTTCGACTGTCCGGGGTGCGCCTGGCCGGAGGGCGACAAGCGGCACGTGGCGGAGTTCTGTGAGAACGGGGCGAAGGCGGTCGCCGAGGAGGCGACGCTGCGCCGCGTCACCCCCGACTTCTTCGCCGCGCACCCGCTCTCCGACCTCGCGGAGCGCAGTGGGTACTGGCTGGGCCAGCAGGGCCGGATCACCCAGCCGATGTACCTGCCGGAGGGCGCCGACCGGTACGAGGCGGTGACCTGGGAGCGGGCGTTCGAGATCATCGCCGATGAGCTGAAGGCGCTGGACTCGCCGGACAAGGCGCTCTTCTACACCTCGGGGCGCACCAGCAACGAGGCCGCGTTCCTGCTCCAGCTCTTCGCGCGCGAGTTCGGCACGAACAACCTGCCGGACTGCTCCAACATGTGCCACGAGTCGTCCGGTTCGGCGCTCACCGAGACCATCGGCATCGGCAAGGGCAGCGTCTCCCTTGAGGACCTGCACCAGGCCGACCTGATCATCGTCGCCGGGCAGAACCCGGGCACGAACCATCCGAGGATGCTCTCGGCCCTGGAGGAGGCCAAACGGGCGGGCGCGAAGATCATCTCGGTGAACCCGCTGCCCGAGGCGGGCATGGAGCGCTTCAAGAACCCGCAGACCGCCAAGGGCCTCGCGCTCGGCGGCCAGGCGCTCAACGACCTCTTCCTCCAGATCCGCATCGGCGGCGACCAGGCCCTGTTCCGCCTGCTCAACAAGCTGATCGTGGAGACCGAGGGGGCCGTGGACGAGCTGTTCGTCCGCGAACACACCCATGGGTACGAGGAGTTCGCCGAGGCTGCCCGGGCCGCCGACTGGGACGAGACGCTGGCCGCGACCGGTCTCACGCGCGCGGAGATCGAGCAGGCGCTGTCCATGGCGCTCGCCTCCCGGCGCACCATCGTCTGCTGGGCGATGGGCCTGACCCAGCACAAGCACGCGGTGGCGACGATCCGGGAAGTGGTCAACTTCCTTCTGCTGCGCGGCAACATCGGCCGCACCGGCGCGGGGGTCTGCCCGGTGCGCGGGCATTCGAACGTACAGGGCGACCGCACCATGGGCATCTTCGAGCGCCCCGCGCCCGCGTTCCTCGACGCCCTGGAGAAGGAGTTCGGCTTCGCGCCGCCGCGCCACCACGGCTATGACGTGGTCCGCTCCATCGAGGCGCTGCGCGACGGAAAGGCGAAGGTGTTCTTCGCGATGGGCGGCAACTTCGTGGGGGCCACGCCCGACACCGAGGTCACCGAGGCCGCGATGCGCCGAGCCTCGCTCACCGTCCATGTGTCGACCAAGCTCAACCGCTCCCACGCGGTCACCGGTCGGCGTGCGCTGATCCTGCCGACGCTCGGGCGCACCGACAAGGACGTGCAGAAGAGCGGCAAGCAGTTCGTGACCGTCGAGGACTCGATGGGCCTGGTGCACTCCTCGCGCGGCAACCTCAAGCCCGCGAGCCCGCATCTGCTCTCCGAGCCCGCCATCGTCGCCCGTCTCGCGCGCGCCACGCTGGGCGCCGGGTCGACGGTGGAATGGGAGGAGTTCGAGAAGGACTACGCGAAGATCCGCGACCGCATCGCGCGCGTGGTCCCCGGCTTCGAGGACTTCAACGCGCGCGTGGCGAAGCCCGGCGGCTTCCGGCTGCCGCACGCGCCGCGCGACGAGCGCCGCTTCCCCACCGCGACCGGGAAGGCCAACTTCACGGCCGCGCCGGTGGAGTACCCGACGGTGCCCGAGGGCCGGCTGCTGCTCCAGACCCTGCGCTCGCACGACCAGTACAACACCACGATCTACGGCCTGGACGACCGCTACCGGGGCATCAAGGGCGGCCGCCGGCTGGTGCTCGTGAACGCCGAGGACGCGCGCGAGCTGGGGTTCGCGGACGGCTCGTACGTGGACCTGGTCAGCGAGTGGAAGGACGGCGTGGAGCGGCGGGCGCCGGGCTTCCGGGTCGTGCACTACCCGACGACGCGGGGGTGCGCCGCGGCGTACTACCCGGAGACCAACGTGCTGGTGCCGCTGGATTCCACGGCGGACACGAGCAACACCCCTGCCAGCAAGTCCGTGATCGTACGTCTGGAACAATCGGCGACCGTCTAA
- a CDS encoding hotdog fold thioesterase: MGEQSKVKFPQEVIDEYAALGIDLPALFSAGHLGTRMGVQILEASAERVVGTMPVEGNTQPYGLLHGGASAVLAETLGSVGSMLHGGISKIAVGVDLNCTHHRGVRSGLVTGVATPVHRGRSTATYEIVISDEEGKRVCTARLTCLLRDAEAPKV, encoded by the coding sequence ATGGGTGAGCAGAGCAAGGTGAAGTTCCCGCAGGAGGTCATCGACGAGTACGCGGCGCTGGGCATCGACCTGCCCGCGCTGTTCTCCGCGGGGCACCTCGGCACCCGGATGGGCGTGCAGATCCTGGAGGCGTCGGCGGAGCGGGTCGTCGGCACGATGCCGGTGGAGGGGAACACGCAGCCGTACGGGCTGTTGCACGGGGGTGCGTCGGCGGTGCTCGCCGAGACGCTGGGGTCGGTGGGGTCGATGCTGCACGGGGGGATCTCGAAGATCGCGGTGGGGGTCGATCTGAACTGCACGCATCATCGGGGGGTGCGGAGTGGGCTGGTCACGGGGGTGGCCACGCCGGTGCATCGGGGGCGGTCCACGGCGACGTACGAGATCGTGATCTCGGATGAGGAGGGGAAGCGGGTGTGTACGGCTCGGCTTACTTGTCTGCTGCGGGACGCGGAGGCCCCCAAGGTTTGA